The following coding sequences are from one Panicum hallii strain FIL2 chromosome 5, PHallii_v3.1, whole genome shotgun sequence window:
- the LOC112891508 gene encoding kinesin-like protein KIN-7A, producing MGASRPPSTPASKGERTPMSTPGGSSRAKEEKIFVTVRVRPLSKKELAVKDEVAWECADSQTILYKGPPQDRAAPTSYTFDKVFGPACQTDVVYEEGAKDVAMSALTGINATIFAYGQTSSGKTFTMRGVTESAVNDIYRHIDNNPEREFVIKISAMEIYNEIVKDLLRPDSAPLRLLDDPEKGTIVEKLQEEIAKDSQHLRHLISICEEQRQVGETALNDTSSRSHQIIRLTLESRLREVSGCVKSFVANLNFVDLAGSERAAQTHAIGARLKEGCHINRSLLTLTTVIRKLSSEKRSGHIPYRDSKLTRILQLSLGGNARTAIICTMSPALAHVEQSRNTLFFATCAKEVTNTAKVNMVVSDKQLVKHLQTEVARLEAELRTPDRASSSDILIMEKDRRIRQMEIEIEELRKQRDNAQSELEELRKKKGDHQPGWNPFDSPQRARKCLTFSGSLEPSNKIKMRSSIRQSSTAPFMLKHEIRKLEQLQQQLEVEANRAIEVLHKEVQCHKHGNQDAAETIAKLQAEIREMQAVRSENRDVEMITDEGNGSDLKDEISRLHMQDNDIAKLEAKLENVQRSIDRLVMSLPNVAVPCNETTPKSNRSKKKKRMLLPLGVSNNINRANLLRAPCSPHSSSRPSESEVENRAPEGDTMSVEGSEKATPTKSEDGDLSSRDETPRYRRSSSVNMKKMQRMFQNAAEENVRSIRAYVTELKERVAKLQYQKQLLVCQVLELESNEGKQNDDMEEDNSGPLQDGPDSWDRLFKEQMQHIIQLWDLCHVSIIHRTQFYLLFRGDRADQIYIEVEVRRLTWLQQHFAEVGDASPAAGDDPAVSLVSSIKALRNEREFLARRMGSRLTDEERERLFIKWQVPLDAKQRKLQLVNKLWTDPNDQVHIEESADLVARLVGFCEGGNISKEMFELNFAVPTSRKPWLVGWQPISNMIREKTQLW from the exons ATGGGTGCATCAAGACCACCAAGCACCCCTGCATCAAAGGGCGAGCGCACACCGATGTCGACTCCTGGTGGCAGTTCAAGGGCCAAGGAGGAGAAGATCTTTGTTACAGTGAGGGTGCGGCCATTAAGCAAGAAGGAGCTGGCTGTGAAGGATGAAGTAGCATGGGAGTGTGCTGATAGCCAGACAATCTTGTATAAGGGCCCCCCACAGGACCGGGCTGCACCGACCTCTTACACTTTTG ATAAGGTTTTTGGGCCAGCTTGCCAAACAGATGTGGTCTATGAAGAGGGAGCTAAGGATGTTGCAATGTCTGCATTGACAGGCATTAATG CCACCATCTTTGCATATGGGCAAACCAGCAGTGGTAAAACATTCACGATGAGAGGTGTTACAGAGAGTGCTGTTAATGATATTTATAGGCACATAGATAAT AATCCTGAAAGGGAATTTGTTATAAAAATATCTGCTATGGAAATTTATAATGAGATTGTCAAGGATCTTCTACGACCTGACTCTGCCCCCCTCCGGTTGTTAGATGATCCTGAG AAAGGAACCATCGTGGAGAAGTTGCAAGAAGAAATTGCTAAGGATAGCCAACATCTGAGGCATCTAATCAGCATCTGTGAAG AACAAAGACAGGTTGGGGAGACAGCTCTAAATGACACTAGTTCACGTTCCCACCAAATCATTAGGCTG ACACTCGAAAGCAGGCTCCGTGAAGTTTCAGGATGTGTTAAATCTTTTGTTGCTAACCTG AATTTTGTTGACCTTGCCGGAAGTGAACGAGCTGCACAAACACATGCCATAGGTGCAAGGTTGAAAGAGGGTTGCCATATAAATCGCAGCTTGTTGACTTTGACTACGGTCATCAGAAAGCTAAG CTCAGAGAAACGAAGTGGACACATACCCTACAGGGATTCAAAGCTGACACGTATTTTACAGCTTTCTTTGGGTGGAAATGCAAGAACAGCAATCATCTGTACTATGAGCCCAGCCCTGGCACATGTAGAACAATCTAGAAATACTCTATTCTTTGCGACCTGTGCAAAAGAGGTCACAAATACTGCAAAAGTTAATATG GTTGTATCAGATAAGCAATTGGTGAAACACCTTCAGACAGAGGTTGCTAGACTAGAAGCAGAGCTGAGGACGCCTGACCGCGCCTCCTCTTCTGATATCCTCATAATGGAAAAGGACAGGAGGATTAggcag ATGGAAATTGAAATAGAGGAACTCAGGAAACAGCGAGATAATGCACAGTCAGAGCTTGAAGAACTGCGGAAGAAGAAGGGTGATCACCAGCCA GGATGGAATCCTTTTGACTCGCCACAAAGAGCCCGGAAGTGCCTCACATTTTCAGGATCACTAGAGCCAAGTAACAAAATTAAGATGAGGAGCTCAATTAGGCAATCATCTACTGCTCCATTCATGTTAAAGCATGAAATCCGCAAGCTGGAGCAGCTACAGCAACAGCTTGAGGTTGAAGCGAACCGTGCCATTGAAGTACTTCACAAAGAAGTTCAATGCCACAAGCATGGTAACCAGGATGCTGCAGAAACTATTGCTAAACTTCAGGCAGAAATCAGGGAGATGCAAGCTGTTAGGTCTGAGAACAGAGACGTGGAGATGATTACAGATGAAGGAAATGGATCTGATTTGAAAGATGAGATTTCTAGGCTTCATATGCAAGACAATGATATTGCCAAACTTGAGGCAAAGTTAGAAAATGTGCAACGGTCTATTGACAGATTGGTGATGTCACTTCCAAATGTTGCCGTGCCATGTAATGAGACTACCCCAAAGTCCAACAGatcaaagaagaaaaagaggatGCTTCTTCCACTGGGTGTGAGCAACAACATAAACAGAGCAAATCTTCTAAGAGCGCCTTGCTCTCCCCACTCTTCTAGTAGGCCTTCAGAATCAGAAGTTGAGAACAGGGCCCCAGAGGGTGACACCATGTCTGTTGAAGGTTCAGAAAAGGCTACACCCACCAAGAGTGAAGATGGAGATCTATCATCACGTGATGAAACACCACGCTATAGGCGATCCAGCTCAGTGAATATGAAAAAGATGCAGCGGATGTTTCAAAATGCTGCAGAGGAAAACGTGAGGAGCATCAGAGCTTACGTGACTGAACTGAAGGAGCGGGTTGCAAAACTTCAGTACCAAAAGCAGCTGCTAGTCTGCCAG gtcttggagttggaatCTAATGAAGGAAAGCAGAATGATGACATGGAAGAGGATAATTCCGGGCCTCTACAGGACGGTCCTGATTCATGGGACAGATTATTCAAGGAGCAGATGCAGCACATTATTCAATTATGGGATCTCTGCCATGTATCTATCATTCATAGGACACAGTTCTACCTGTTATTCAGGGGAGATAGGGCTGATCAGATATACATTGAAGTTGAAGTAAGAAGACTGACATGGTTGCAGCAACACTTTGCTGAGGTCGGTGATGCAAGCCCTGCAGCTGGTGATGACCCAGCAGTTTCGCTTGTCTCCAG TATCAAGGCATTGAGGAATGAGCGGGAATTTCTTGCAAGAAGGATGGGGTCAAGGCTAACGGACGAAGAGCGGGAGCGCCTCTTCATTAAATGGCAAGTCCCCCTCGATGCAAAGCAGAGGAAGCTGCAGCTTGTGAACAAGCTCTGGACTGACCCCAACGATCAGGTGCACATCGAGGAGAGCGCGGACCTTGTGGCCCGGCTGGTAGGGTTCTGTGAGGGTGGCAACATCAGCAAAGAGATGTTTGAGCTCAACTTTGCAGTCCCCACAAGTAGGAAGCCATGGCTGGTGGGCTGGCAACCCATTTCAAACATGATCAGGGAAAAAACTCAACTTTGGTAA